TAAAAGGGGCCCGTGTTTTAGAATCACCAGTTTGGAACCAAGAGAATACTGGGACAGTGTAAGAGGGCTGTACTTCAGCCGTGTAAGACGCAGTTTCACAACTGGGAGAAAAAGGagataaacacaaataactATGAGGGGGGAAAGCTTACAAAATGTATAACTACTCTGGAAGCCTGTTGATACTCACCAAAATCGCTCCTACAAAAGGCCTCCAGTGTGTCTTTAGAGGATGAGGCCTCTTCCAGTACACAGTCCTGGCAGCTTGCTTGAGGCGCTGAGTCAGACAAATCAATAATCTTTAAATTTTGCTGTTTCAGGtgaacacatttgtttttagaGTAAGTTTCTCACCTCTCTGCCCTCCTGTTTGAGCAGTGCTGttggtgatggaggagatgcaCATGAGATGGTCTGAGGGATACTGGTCACAGCGCAGGATTTCTGGCCAGGGATAACCATAGCAGCTCATGATAGGTGCACAACTCTCTCGGACAGATTCGCACAAACTCCTGCAGGGTGATATAAACCTGGAAAAATGAGGAGACATCGGATTTACAAGCAGAGTTTACATTTATCGGGTGTCGTGAAAATGTGGCTGTGTGAAACCAGGACCAGATTTTCACAGATCATCAATTTGCATGACTTTAAAGAGGTGATAAAAGCAGAAAATTACCTTCAGTTTCAGTGTTTTGGAGAAGAGGAGTTACCCTTTATGATATAACAGTTAAATAATCTTCCCTTGAGTTGACTCTTAATCAGAATCATCTGTCTAAACTCATAAAACATTTGAAAGTCACCTTACATAATATTTTTTTACATATGTAGCTCACCCTGAACTACATTAACTACCTCTCAGGTTAAGGGAGCTCTTGTGTAAACTTACCTTTCGAGGCAAATGGGTGcaaacagagagcagaggaagatcCGGGCATCAGGGTGGCATTCTCTGGCAAGCAACGGCAACCAACTGGCACTCTGTTGCACAGCCTCGGCTGGAGACTCGTGTCCCAGCAGGTTGGGCATCCTCATGGTGTCATAACCGATGTTCTGGCACAAAGCCATGTTTGGTGGGATAGCGAAGCAGCGAGAGGAACTCCTGGCTTCCCACAGTCCACTTTCACTTCTAGAAAACATGGACCTGAATCCAGTTGTGGTATCAGGATCCCCCCACTCGTCACCATCCCGGCGCGTTGTATCTCCAATTCCAGTTTCAGCGTTCTCCTCGGGATGCAGCGTATCCTTAACCCCTGATTTAAATTTCCCCTGGCTCCTAACTCGGCCATCCGTTTCTGCCCTCACTCTGTCAGGACCAAGTGCTCTTGTTGTGCTATGCCCAGCGAGCAGAAGTAGAAATACTATGGAGGCAGAAAAGGAGGGTTTCCTGGAGATAAGGTAAAGGCAGAGCACTGGAGTCATCCTGGGACAGAAGTTTGGGTGGAGGAGTAATCAAGAGTGTGTGAAAGtgcaggagaggacagatgaaTAGGTGTATTTATAGTGGGTGGTGATGACATTTGCATAGGAAGGGTTAAGGGGAGGTGAACTGGAGAATGGTTGGGGGATGCATTAAAGAGTCATTAGATACATGTATCCGCTTGCATTTGTGAGCAGATTTCAGTGTGTTTGACAGACTTCAGGATTAGTGGGGTGTGTGATTTGGCATTTGGCTTGCTGCCACTTCTATCCCCACAGCTTGACTTAAGGGACAAACCGGCCCTCATGTTGGGAAAGTCCTCCAAATCCTTCATCACTCATTTTTTTCCAGTCCACACCTAAATATCCTGTCCCACCCTAAACTCTTTCCCCTtatattttcaggtttttttggtATAGGGACAGGTTTTGTCTCCCATTATCTCTTTATTTATTACAGATAGCAAATAAAGCCATCTGTTTTTAATTAACCTTTTTTCTTAAAGCAATCAAATTCACTGAAATGGCAGCCTCTATTGTAATGCAAActttgcatgcatgcatgtgtgtgtgcacgtgagagagagagagagagagagagatacagagaACATGCATCGGAGACCAGCAGAATTAGTGTAGTCCTGCTGCGTAGCCGTGGCCTGATTCCTGTTCAGACAAGCAGGTCACTTCCTTTCTGTGGGAGAGAGCCACAGCAGTaatgggagggagaggaggaagactctGTGCCCCTTCATTCATATCAGTTATTCACATTAACAAGGCTCGACTGGACAACAGGAATGGACCGGGCGGGTACAGCGTGAAAGAGCGACAACCTGCCGGACTTTTTTAATGAAGAGAAAGGAAGTGTATGACTGACGGGGACGGGCGAGAGAAAGAGAACTTGTCTTGGTGTAATTAGACAGGTTCAAGTGGCCCTGCTTCATTAAAAAATGACTCTAAAACATTGTTTTGTCCTCATTAATATTTATTGTTGAGTTTAATAGTTGAACAGTTATTAATATATACCTAAGGATTAATGTAGCGGTGCTGACACATGCATCTTTTTCAGAAATGACACCATCTTTTCTAATGGCTGAGTTGATCTTCCTTCAGTGATTTTTTTTGCTGGATTACTTTTAAAATTCTATACATTTTTCCTTGTGATTTTCTGAGCGATAGGGGCTGAGACATCTTAATTGTATCAATTAGCATACACTGATCAAGCTACTTCAAAAAGGCCACTTCAGTGACAGTTTTCTGAGGTGAGCTCAAGTAATCTATTTAGTCTGACAGATCAGCCCAGTACACTGAACAGTGATCGTCTAATCCACTTTAATCAATGACTTACTCGCCATTTCAGAAGAGTATGGATCGATTTGCCACATTTGCATGATAGTCATTCTTCTTAATGCTTTTCTTGTCAGAGATCCCTGGCTTTCTGACTGAGGAGGAGTGTCGTGTGGTGGTGCAGCTGGCTCAGCTCAAGGGTCTGATGGAGAGCcagacaacagcctcctccctGGAACGAGAGGAGTCAGACCAGCCCCTGCTTTCTCTCAGCACAGAGGAGGTCTTCAGTCTGTTGGACCTTAACCAGGATGGGTTTATTCAGAAAGAAGAGGTGAAAGTATTTTACACAAACAATTGAATTAATGAAAGCTTGGTGGCTGGGACTTAACCTTCTGGGGATTTTCTTTCAGATTGTGAGTCACTCGCGCTCTCAAGATGGGACTTGGTTGAACCCGGAAAAGTTGCGGCAGATACTCACTGGTCTGGAAGCCAACCCGGCGGGTCAGTGTGGATTCCACGAGCTttgctgaaaacacatttaaagaaacaacaaatATCCACATAGTTGAatgattaaaaattaaaatgttttcacaTCAGTTTGTAATTATGAAAATGCAAGAAAATGCCatgtcttctgtgtgtgtgtgcgtgcgtgcgtgcgtgctgatAAGGGCTTTTTTTCTACTCCGGACATCCGGACATGCCCCATTTTAtctcattaaaaatgttttttccccttttattaaTTCTTACCCAGATTCattcagcaacccccccccatcccccgccTTTACACTCTTTTGTTAACTCCCCCTCCCCATTCGACTCTGTTCCTGGTACCCAGGAGTTATTGTTGCAGCCAGGGCGCAGCTATTTATTCAGCTGAAAGAACCAGCAAACAGCTGAATGAAGAGAGAAGACATTAAGAGTAGAGATGGGGGGTCTAATTGAACTGTTTCTACATGCCATTTtctaaaaataattattttttttttacaatgctAGGCATGTTAACCTTGGAAGACTTCAGACAAGTGTATAATTTGGCCCAGCACCCGATGCAACAGCCCAAAAGAAACCTCCAGCGTCAATTCAAACAAAGAAGCAAACATACGTGGCTTTACCTCGGCCCCGGGGCCCATCATGTGTTACACACACtcaggaacaggtgagaggtAACACTACGTATGATACCGGATCACCACATCTGGTTTAAACTACCAGAGTTATCCAAAGCGCCCCGATCACGATGATACACCCTTGTGATTTTTGATGTATCTGTATTTTTCCCAGAGTGACCAGCCTGACACGTCTGCCCCCTGCATTGGTTGAGCTGAGTGAACCTCTGCAGGTGATTCGATTTGAGCAGGGAGACTTCAGCAATGCCCACCACGATAGCAGCCTTTCGCATTCCGAGGCTGCCTGCTCACACACCCGCTTGGCAGGAAACAAATCTGCTCTATCCGAGGTCTCCTGCAGGTGTGTATTTTACCCAGCAGATGAAAAGTCGGCAAAGCCCATTTTTATTTGAGAAAAGGACTTTGGTAGATAATGGTTCAGGTCATTTTTGCAAAGGTTTATATCTGACAGGAAAAAGGGTAGACTTGCATAGCTTTAACACATAGGCCACTTTTCCAGTAAAtccagtaaaaaaaatatattgacCTTTGCAGTATTTCCGTCATTGTTTTGGAAAGCTGCTTTATTATCTACAtgccagcagatggcgctgctGCTCAGAATGAAGCCCCAATACTTATTATAAGAATGCTACAACTTTTCATCGGCTTATCTCTAGTGGAGCCACTGtgcttgtttttcattctgtttATCTTGGTGTCCTTTCTGAACCCTGTTGCTTTATTTGTGAatttcaacacatttttgttttactgaCATCAGTACACATTAATGTTTACACATGAATGTGCCATTGAGCACAGTTAAAGTATTTCAGTGGAgccagtctgtctgtccatccaccaCTAGCCTTATATTTTAAGTTTTgaatttctgctgtttctctgctctgattttGACCAGATAGGACAGAGACACTTGTTACATAATATTTCTTTTACCTAAAATGAAATTTCACAGAATGGCAGTGAAAAATATCTCTCCTCCCTTTTATCTCGCACCAGATACCTCACCATGTTATTCTACCTCAGCTCTGTAGAGGAAGGCGGTGAGAGCACATTTCCCGTAGCAGACAACCGTACTTACGAAGAACAGGCAAGTGTTTTTAATAAGCCAGCTATCGACAAAGCCACCCTTCTTATTTTAGTGCAACACAATGGAGAAGAGAACTCTTGCAAGGACACTGACTTCACCTGTTAACATGTTTGGGTTTTAGGCACTTGTCCAGGATGGCGTTGATCTGACTGACACTCAGGAGACGTGCAGCAGAGGCAACCTGAGAATCAAGCCCACTGCTGGGACAGCTCTCCTCTGGTACAACCACCTGTCTGATGGTAGAGGTGAGGACGGAGTGCTCCGTGCACTCAAATCTGGAGTCTTCCTctaataaagaaaacaacagacaTCAGACTCGTTAATCGGGTGTAGGTCACTTAATTCTGGGTTCCAAATTATTTTTTATAGTCAAAATTTACCTTTTTGCACCTGATAACTTGTTTACCAGACTTTTTTACCCACTTCCAGTGGTAAAATGTTTCATGTGAAATACTTTGTGTCCCCGGAATAGACTAATATGCACCGTTTACCCTCATATCAAGTATTATCTGTCGATTATATTGAAGCTTTATTGTATGCTGACTTTTTCCTTGTGTAGGCTGGATGGGTGAACTGGATGAATACTCTCTGCACGGTGAATGTCCAGTCAGACGTGGGGTGAAGTGGGTGGCCCACAGCTGGGTGAATGTGGATCCAGATCCTCAACAGCAGGCCCGCTACCAGAGACTAGTTGCTCAAAGGCATCAAGCTAAATCAGGCATGGAGGAGCATTATCAGCCACTCTCACACAGCAACCTGCACCAGGATCTATAGCCAGGCCTTTTCAGTGGCaatctctcttcttttttttttaaaggagtgAGTCTTGAATCTATGAAACCAGTTGCGGTTTAAGTGAAtacaatttatttattattttccttttctgaagCTACCACATGGTCGGTGTTTATATAACCTGTACAGATGCAT
This genomic window from Takifugu rubripes chromosome 3, fTakRub1.2, whole genome shotgun sequence contains:
- the LOC101072833 gene encoding transmembrane prolyl 4-hydroxylase-like, with amino-acid sequence MEDDEEHDMEEQDYEDDDKPLFSPLNPPFRPTRLHVQRSSICSRAYFVVVMVFFHVYILNVIGLLLYVHYNNGSEDLVRGDGRSSTPVSEERTPLASLAPAARDLHVEDHGHSFSLPRIEGIRVGHVQPVSLTPHRTHHMKTISLKPLIFEIPGFLTEEECRVVVQLAQLKGLMESQTTASSLEREESDQPLLSLSTEEVFSLLDLNQDGFIQKEEIVSHSRSQDGTWLNPEKLRQILTGLEANPAGMLTLEDFRQVYNLAQHPMQQPKRNLQRQFKQRSKHTWLYLGPGAHHVLHTLRNRVTSLTRLPPALVELSEPLQVIRFEQGDFSNAHHDSSLSHSEAACSHTRLAGNKSALSEVSCRYLTMLFYLSSVEEGGESTFPVADNRTYEEQALVQDGVDLTDTQETCSRGNLRIKPTAGTALLWYNHLSDGRGWMGELDEYSLHGECPVRRGVKWVAHSWVNVDPDPQQQARYQRLVAQRHQAKSGMEEHYQPLSHSNLHQDL